GGTCCATAAACGCATCTACTTCTGCCATGCCCTGGTGACCTAGGTTTCAGCTGCACCTGGAACTTCCAACTTTCCACCGTGTCTTTTCTGCAGCTGGCTATAAGTGGACATGTCCTTAGTAGTTTGGTCATGTTCTAGTGTGCTTTGACCAGGGTTAATGGAAATGGGACCTCCTCACTGTGACATTGCAGTAATGCAGGTAGTTAGTTCTTCACACAGAGAAATTTCCCTAAGAGActgcattttccagtttttgcttttgattATGTTAAACTGGTGTGTTTTAAGGTCAGGAAGTTCAGTCTGTTCATACGTGTCCTGGAGCACAAATGAAGTAAATggcattaaaatacatttttcagtttggtcacaggcagaatgtgtgtgcaaatgaaCAGCACAGAGGGAATCATCACTATTTCCTTGCAAGAGGTAGTTCACTGCATGCATAGAGTGTGAGATCACTGCTGCTGACCATTCAGTTTTTCGGCCAAGGCTTATGGCAGGATTACCCCCTTACGTCCTTGATAACTGTAGCTGCCAAAATGCACTCTAATTAAGCTTTTAATCGTCCATGGGGTCACCATTTTGCAGGTTTTGCTGGTCCCAGTGTCTCGCCATTGCATACGAGAGTGATGATTGCCAAAAAAGGACAgtgctctgttctgttctgtgtttactgtaaatgaatgcagCATAGAGACGTCATATCTTGGACAGATTAAAGTTGCCCTTTGTATAAGGCTGCTGAGTAAGTACAGTTAaaacatgtgtatgtgcacttttattttacattgtatcAAAGAGTAATACCTACAGTTGGTTAGCATGGGCTAGCACATAATtgctccctttttcttttcttgtctgCCCATCTCTATTACACCCAGTCTGAATGATGTTGACCCCAAAGAAATTTTAAAGAGAGTGTCCTTTGTACAGAACCAGAGCACGCTGCACATGGACTTCTTGGTTCACTTCATTTGCTAGTGACAGATCTAATGACTCCAAGGGACAGACCCCTTGTAAAAAGTTGTTTCATGTACAGCATACACATAGGCTCAATGCACATAATACAATCAACTGCATTACTTTTTCTTATTTCAGATTATGGTACATTGTATGACATGTTATATGTATTCCAGAACATTCAAAGTTGAAGGGATGAGAAATAATAAATACCTAAGCACAGAGATCGACCCCTGTCTCACCTTTGCCAAGCACGCAGATAGTGTCTTTAAAAAGGCTCAACAATGCCTAGGCCTTCTATGGAAGCTGAGATGTTTTAATATTAGCAAGGACATTTTAACAGTTGCCTACATATCACTCGTCGAATCTGTGCTCACCGTCAACATCTCATCCTGGTTCAACCCTTTTAGTTAAATGCAAAAACGGGCTTTCAAGGATCACAAACCAAGCTAGCAAGATAACAGGCACACAGCAAGCACCACTTTCAGAACTCTAAACGCTGGCAGTCAGAAGGAAAGCCCTCCTCATTGCAACAGACCTTTCCCACCCCTTCCATAACTCCTTTCAGCCACTCCCATCAGGGAGATGGTACACAGTACCTTTGGtcaaaaagaacatttacaaGAAGACTTTTATCCCAACTGCTATTTtatctgctctgtgtttttaatgtatgcatgTCCTTGTTCCCAAcgtgaatgtttttttatatgttttactGAGCCTCCTGTCAAAGAAAATTTTCTATCCCTGTGGGATAggcaatagttttttttttaattcaactgAATTGAATAACTCTTACCATAGACATTAAATTACAAAGACAGAATTATTGCAGTGCTTGGAAATTGGCTTTTTTCACTCTACTGAGGCACCTGAGGTTTGTAATTGCTGTAttgtagggggaaaaaaacagtgaggaaATAGCCCACTGCTGAAGAGcacttcattttaatatttctttaacttaattttaatagTTAAAAAGTaatagaatttaaaaatattatgctGGTAAAGAATTCCccaagaaaataattaaatagccacaagtgaaaaatgtgtctgtgtgtgtaccatACTTGAAAATTGAAATAAGTCATtattcaatgcttttttttctgaaattgcaGAATTTATATTTACTTGCTGGTGTAGTTGTCATCTGCCTAGTGAACTTGTCTGAGATTTACAGGCAGAAAATCAGTTATGATGTCACTTAACAAGCTCTAGCATTCAGCTGCATCACTTGATGTCAAAAGACTATTTGCTACTGTCCATCGATGTTAATGAGCACTGGTGTTATAATCATTAGGCTACCTTGTGATGAAGGCACAACATGGAAGCATGCACTTTAAAGAATTCTGTTAATGGTAAACATGTTTATAGCAGCCTTCTGTGTTTATCACTGGGCTGGAATTAAAGTGGAACCTTGACCCGTCTGTTAATCAAACATTACAGtcatgttacagttttttttttttttttttttaaggctgcAGGTTTTCTGGCTAAAATTCATACTGCACTGTGCACTACATGTTTGGTTACCCAGTATGTCAACAATTTTGAATTTAACTGACTGCAGATCATATTAATGACAGCTGTTATGGTTTGTGAAACTTCCCCCCATCCTGAGTTGCTCTGACCTTTTGGTTCTGCATTAACTCTGACCCTCATATCATAAGTCAACTGTTTGCACTAGCTTGTatgtcctttttgtttgtgtatggtGCGTCTGTGCCGAGATAGGCCTGGCCTTTAGAATTTATGGATGTGTGAAACACGTGGGAATTGATTACTAGTCACGCTATCAGTGATGTAGGTAGAAAGGAATTATGAATGGCTGAGGTGTGGCTACCTGGGGATTAGTTAAAGTGGTCAATAGCATTTTTGGCTGATACAGCTAGTATATCTCCATCTATAACTTACAGATGACAGCCCTGTAAGAGGAAGTGTATTGTATATAGCCATTTCCCCCTTTGATATGGTTTGTCTCTCAGTGAatctgtgtatgttttaattttttgctcTCACACGTCTTCCTTGCCAGGCGCCTTGGTGTGGAACTGGGGAAGTCAGTGGTCTACCAGGAGTCAAACAGAGGTGAGGTTTTTGGTGCGGTGTCCTGACCTCATGTCTGCTTGAGTACTCCTAGTGACAATGTCATGGTGATGGCCTGGATGTGCAACTGCCAGTGGTGTGACTAAGTCCTTCAGCACCTGGTCCATTTTCAAAGTGCCTTTCCAccaaaatcatttgaaatggaattggAAAGTGTAAACGCCCATCTCGCTACTGGaattgaatgtgtttatttctcttcTGAGCAGAAACCAGAGTAGATGTGAAAGAATCTGTACGAGGGCAAGATATCTTCATCATCCAGACCATACCCAGGTAAGGCCGGGTGGTCTTTGTCTTAAATTGTCCATAACCTCATGTTGTCAGTTGCATTCTCTGGAGCTACATCAAATGATTTACCTTATGTCAAAGCATGTTAAAGCGTGTTTGACTAACTAACTAAACTATGCACTGCCCTAAAAGAATTCTAAGAAGTCCTTGGAATAGCATCCCCTCTCACCCCAGACCAGTGGAGGATCACCTTTTTATCAGGATGATCAAAATTATTGGCCTTTTGAAGGTTAAGAAACTATTTTAGACAGCGTGCTTGGACATTCTTTTTCTAGGGACTTGAACATCAAAGCTTCGCAGCAATCTTCAGTATCTTGCTGTTTCATAGCATGTATAGATAAGCAGCACCCATTTGTAAGTGTTGGTGAGTCAGTTGCATTCCGTAGCTGATTACTGTAATCAGAATTGTGCTGTGAGGCCACAGCCGAGTCTCACAAGGACCTCCCAGTGACACTGGCCACCTCAGGCCCCGGGGCAGCGGGAGAGGTCTGATCTCTGTAAACTGAGATGTAATCCTGAGCAGCTTTTAGACTCCGCTGTTGGGCTCCTGCTTTCGGGGGCTGCACCAGTAGGCACTGTATGGGTACATGGTTAGCCTGTGTTGTCACCCAGGATAAACTGCTTTCCTGTTGGTTAaaagtgcagtgctgtgttattGCGGTTCTGGTGAGGCATAATAACGGGAAAATATTCTCCCACTTCAGGGTTGTAGTCATTCCCCTAGAGGCTCTGAAAAGGAAAGACTAAAGGAGACCTTTACAGTGTCAGGGTTACAGGCATAGTGTCAACACTGTAATACGAGTCTCTAACTGAGTTGTCTGTGAAGTGCAGGCAGAGCTCGGTGAGAGTTAGATGTAAGCCTTTGTGCTTTAGTATTCATAATtaatcactttgtttttttcttctgaatcTAGAGATGTTAACACGGCTATCATGGAGCTGTTGGTGATGGCCTATGCCCTGAAGACCTCTTGTGCAAAGAACATTATCGGGGTCATTCCTTACTTCCCTTACAGCAAACAGTGTAAGATGAGGAAAAGAGGCTCCATTGTTTGCAAATTGCTGGCCTCTATGCTAGCCAAAGCAGGTAATatggtttgttttcattgtagaGGGGGCTCTACTGTCATACAATGAACATACACGCAAAGCAGAATTTGCCTACTGAAGTTATGTATAGGATTTTAGTAATGAATAATTTTGTCATCTGCACTTTAATTTGCCTGTTTGACTGTTGCATATTTGTATACCAGGGACAGATTAAGTTAACATTTGAAAAGCATATTAAAAATTGCCTTTGCCACAAATGTTATGTTGGGGCAGAGCTAACATCTTTCTAAGTTAGAAGCCCAACTTTGCCTGCTTGATACAGTGATGTCTAATAAACTAGTTAGTGAGTGTCTAGAGGAGATTCCAGCCTTGGTTAGAATGAAAATTTGCAGATGGCTTTGCTGCATCTCATCCCCTGACAGGCAGCTGTGGGTAGTGAGTGTGAAGGTAACTGGATCCTGGGGCTAAGCTGTCATCCCCATTAGCAGCTTCCTTACCGACCTGTTGACAGTTTGCTCTATTGGCATTCACAGGTTTAACTCACATCATCACTATGGATTTGCACCAGAAGGAGATTCAAGGCTTCTTCAGTTTTCCTGTGGACAACCTGAGAGCCTCCCCCTTCCTTCTGCAGTACATCCAGGAGGAGGTAACCTGCAGTGATTGTTCTGTTTCAGTGAAATGGGTGATGTGTAACAGCAGCAGTCCATTCAGATTAGATGACCATTTCAAGAGCGTTGAAGTGTCACTGACTCTTAAATCCTCTAGCCCTCAAAAGTGCTCGTCCTTGGTGACATGGCATGACCTTACCAAGCAGTCAGTCTAAGGCTtgagggaggaggggcgaaGGATTTGTAAAAAGAGGTGCCTTGACCCATGTCTTAAAGTAATTTCATCATCAGCTGGGCACCACTACCCTCCCTTTTGCTAGTAAATAGCATGACTACAGTATGTGTCTCACAGGAGTTTGGGGACATTGTGGTTTTGCAGATGGTGGTCAAGTCATGTATGAACTGACAGAATTGCAGTGCACCCACTGTTTTGATTCGGTAGGCCAATAAAGATTTCGTACTTGCAGGGGAGCCATTGATTTCCCATTTGTTGACAATTTATTTCAGGGataaatttttttaatttacctcATCTCAGTCACTCTGAATCTGGACATCCCCTCATGCTGGGCCCGTGTCTTTTCTGACTCCCAAAATGAGGGCTAGAGGGCTTAAAGGGTTACTTTTAAACAGAGCCAGAGTGCCTACTGTTTGGATGTATGTAAATTGCTTTGTCCAACCCTTTCCCCACTTTCCCTTTCAGATCCCAGATTATCGTAATGCCATTATTGTTGCAAAGTCCCCGTCAGCTGCCAAGAGGTAATGTGTAGCCTGGAAAAAGCGAGTTGCGTGTCGAGTTGCTGACTGCAGGCAACTGGTGTTGTTTTGTCGCTTcgctgtgcgtgtgcgtatgtgtgcgcgtgtatttgggtgtatgtgtatgttccAGTGTAATAGTGAGTTTGATGTCACTAGGGCTGGTTTGTGTGCACTAGATGTGATGTCCAACTTTGCTATTGCAGCAATAACTGTGACGGGCTGAGTTCACAAAGCttgcctctgtgtgctgtatatgGTGACCAGTTGTGCTGTTGCAAAGGTGACTGTGACAGACGTTTGTGTTTTGGTACCTGTGCGTGTGAGCATGAGGGTGTGTGCGTTTTAACAGTCTATATGTCGTTCCAGGGCTCAGTCTTATGCGGAGAGGCTGCGGCTGGGCCTGGCTGTGATGCATGGGGAGGCTCAGTGCTCTGAGTCTGACATGGCCGACGGCCGAcactctcccccctctgtccgCAACACCACAGGCCACCCGGGGTTGGAGCTGCCGTGTAAGATGCCGCCAGGCCCTTTTCACACTGTCCTCTCCGCCTCTCTGGAGCTACTAGGCCACGGTCGGCCTGGTGGTGGCGCTGCAGCATCCTCTTACCGATTCAGGACTCCTAGAATGGAACCGTTTGAGAAGAGGCATGACTGAAAGCGCCACCATCGCTGACCCGTGGTCTATTCCAAGTTCTTTAATATTCTTCATCCATCTAAATAACACTGAACAAATATAACACCGTGAACAACAGATAACACAGTGAACCCCTGTCTCTAATTGGTCTTTGCAGTTACTTTATATAACAGGTTTGGTTTATAGATGTCAGACACAACTGCTGAACTCTTTGGGAGCCCTTTGGTTTGCAGTCCCTTTTAAAGCATATTCTAGGCATCTGTGTCCCTGGAACAGACCTCTCCAGTTGACTTAGACAGTATTGTTTACAGATGTGTAGAAAAAATGGCCTTAATGTCTTTGAAGGGTAGAGACCTTCTTTTATGGAACAAAGCTACACGTATCACAGTACGTTTGAGTAAGGTGACAGAATGATACAGTTTTCCTGAATCCAACACACAGAAGAATCAATTGAGGGAAGTCACAGTCTACAGCTCTCCAGTTACCTAAATCAGGGCTCTATTTTATGGAAAAGGCACTTGGCTTGTTTTTCTTGGTAAGCTGTTGCATTCTGTGAGCCAAAGGCCACTGTCTGTCAGATGGTTATTGTGTGAAGCACATTTAGAAATAATTTATCTGCTGGGGAGGCTTTTTAAACACTGCTGTGATCAAAGGAAGTCAAAGCAGCCAAGATAGGATCCATAAATAATGCTGCATTGTTAGAAGCTGGTGAAAAATCTTTTCTTGTAGATGCGACCATATGAAATACACATTTAGCTGAAGTCCTCCAGTTAGGCTCTTGCTCTTGATAAAAACGTTACACGAGGTGGCGTTTGTGTCATGATATCGGCAAATGACTCTAGAACTTAATAAGTTGTTAAGCCTGTGTAGCTGGATCATTACTTCTAGCACTgtgcatttgtatatttattacTGTTCTAATCCAGGACTTCAAAAATCCTCTTGTGTGCCTCTGTTATTTGATCAGCAAATTGGCTAAGAACTCCTCTGTggtcatttccattttccaacAGAAATGGAAGCAGAATCCCACCCAGGCTTGTTTCCTACCCCCCTGGGACTAGATGTGTAGCACAGTAGTTATTACATGGTTGTCTCCTCATGGGAATCCATgggttttgcatttttatgcagAGGATTAGGCTAAACTGTCATTTTCTCCCTGATGGAGCAGCAGACTGCAAACCATCAGAGGACTGAAAAACAAGTTTGTTGTATCAAAATCCCTTCTGACGTTTCAGACTCTTGCCGCCTGCCAGCAAATTACCGAGGGCAGAGTAAAGTATCGATTCCTTTCATGCTCCCTAATTCAGGATCAGAGCGTGGATAACAGTAAAAGCTTCTCTGAACAGGGGGGAAGGGACAAGAAAAACAATGGACCGTTATGTAATTTTTACTTGTGGCTGCGAATGCCTGTACGTCATTACCTAAGCTTCTGAATCAGGGAAACAAACAGTACTCTGCTGTTAAAGGAAACTTTAAGTCAAGAAACCTAATCATATTTTGCTGTAATCTCTGGATTTTTCAAATGAGGATTTACCAAAATGAGATCATTACCTTTTCACAGAGAATACCAAGGGGCTTTTTCCAGTCCTGTCGCTGTATCTGTGTCATGTCACCTGTGTTTGACTATCTGTTAATGTGCCATTTATTTGTTGGTAATAGGGAAACACCAAGCTCCGTTCCCTGGCATAGAGCTCCCAAGTACGACAGTAATTCCATTCTGCTTTTGAACACAGCAATAACATATCAGATGGTTCCTTAACACATGCATGTAGACTTTGTTGTGAGTGAGGGCTTTCAATCTCTGTGGTCATGACACACTCTGAGATTCAGGAACCTTATTTAATTTCCACtgcgggggggtgggtggttggGGAAGCTGACATCTGAAATGGACCGTACTAGGTCTTTGAAGCCCATTCCCTTCATGCAGTGCTGTCTTTGATTCAGAACATCAAAGCTGGTCTGTCTGGATCTGGGCCCTTGCCAGTGCACTGCTTACTGAAATCGATGCTGCTGACCCATTTAgtcagctgtattttttaaacctGAACTCACATTTGACGTGGTGACCTTTCAACCTGGATGGGGACgcgttttcctttttttgttctacCTGAGCTCATAGCTAGTAGGCATGAGTCAGTCTCCTGCGAGCCAAGTGTATCCTTTATTCCAGGGCTTGTAGCTGCACAGTTGCACCCCACAGCTGCAGGCATGACTGTCTCTGCTTGGGCTTGGCTGGAGGAGCTGGGATTGGCTGTGGAGTGGGTTATACCATGAGAGGGCAGTGCAAAAGAGAGGCATGGGGACTGGCCAGTCACACTGGGCCCTAGCTAGATGTCGGTGCTCCAGGTCGAGGTTATGCAAGAACTCAGGCCAGCAATATGGCACTGAGGGGATCTCCTGGATGTACTGACATTGTGACCGCAGTTGTGATAAACTGTGAAGGCAGATTTTCAGAGTGTTTGCCATGCACAGGGTTGAAAGCTCTCCGTTGTAAAAATCTGTAGGATAATTTCCGAACAATCCTTTGATGAAAGGGAACCATTATTTCTGGAGAGTGATGTCTTTTGATACTGGATTGAATTGCTAATCAACACACTGCCTCATCTTGTTGAGATCCTGTAAGATTTCTAATTTTTCCGGCAGCTGGCTGTCACGAATCCGACAGGGGTTTTAAAACGGGGCACTCTTCCATCGCTTCCGATCACAGTCCAATTAGAATTCAGCAAACCAATTAGCGTTCAGAGCCAAGACCATCCATGCTGGTTTCCCATAATTTTTATTGCAGGGGAAAAAGTGCTCAAATTGCTGAGTCTGCCCTGTAATATCACCACTTAGTAGCACCCAGCAATCATGCAGTTCATATAAAAATTTAGCCTTGCAGGTATGTAAAGAAGTGTAGAGAATATACAATGTCTTGAATCTCGCAAGGGTAAGGGGGATTTTTGCATCTCTGTTCTCCACGTGAGAAGTTGGGACACAGTGCCACATTCTTAGCGTGGTTGTTTGGTCCTGCCTCTACCCTGTGGTCCTCATAAGGTCTCACTGCTACCGTTTCATTTGGTATGTATGGAGGAACAAGACGTTAATGCCAGTGACATCCTTAGAATATGACAGATGTGTCATGGTGCCATGGTTGAAAAGCACACAGGGACCAGGACATTCGTGCGCCCACTGACCCTAGGTCAGAGCTGAGTTAAAACAGGTCTGCAGTCTCACGTCCACCACATCCACACACGACAGCCTACTGCATGAGGTGCCCTTTACTTACAACCACATCTTATCCCCTTTTGTGTCAGAATACCAAACACTGACTTAATGTTtggtttattgatttattttttacttcctTGAAACACTGATTTCTGGGAAACACCCATCTAAAGAACAGCACTTTTTTCATGGTTGTTTCCCTACGGTATTCTGAATTCTGCACTCATGGCAGATCTATTGTTGGTAACCTGTAGCAGTTTTGAAATCGTAATGAGGCAATAGGGCTTGCCAACTCTCCCCCTTGTGTACTAAATGTGGCCTACAGCGTGTTGCTTCTCAGCTTAGTATAAAGCTCTCATACCATTCCAGTACATCCTGGAAGAATTTAATAAACCCACAGTACACTACACTGTTAGTCATGTAAATTGAGCAAACACCTAATTAATGAACAGTGTTTTACTTGCTATATTCCTGAGAAAATGGTGATGGATGGATAAAAAGTGCTTGATGTTAATTACTTAGGCCAAGCCAATAGTGTACAGTAACTCTGTTTGCCTCTGGCCTTATCTGGGAGTTGATGGGCATATGTCAGTGCTATAATCCCTGCTATAATCTAGCTCTGCTGAACAGTGCTCCTATATATTTGGCTGTCCTGGCTGTCctggctgtgcgtgtgtgtcagctggctgtctgcctttttttctgtgtttcctgagAGCAAtaatgccacagcctacctgtgAAAAGACCACAGCGGCCAGACAGGGGATGTTGGCAAGCCTTTGTTTCACTgcattgtctttattttggtTGGCTTTGATGGATCGATGAAAAAAGGTTTGATTCTTGTATATTTAAAAACTTTGACATCCCTCCTAAAGTCCCTGCATGGTTGTAGTGTTTCTGGagtgaaaaaaatggaacagtAGCTGTTGTCTGTTCCCACTCTGAATGGAACTTTTTCCTCTGTTCCAGAACTCCTCTTAAAAAACGATGCACTCTTGTGGGAGTTTCTAAATATACAGGAGTCTGATTGGGTATGCTGGGCAAAAGACGaggttgttttgattttgcatggCATGTGCTGCAATGAAGATTTCCCTTCAAATCGAAACTTAAATTGTAGGTGGGGTAAAATGGGGAATGTGATGCATTCACCAGTTCATTTAACAGCTTGCCTCAAATTAGACGGCCCATCTAACTGGTAATCATATGAACTAGCGTGTGAGACTTTTACTATAtagctaacattaactaaaGCAAACGCTTGTTGGGTGTCTTTGAAACAGCCAGCGTATGAATGCACATTATCCACGCTTATGCTAAAGCTTATGCTAAAGCTTAGGCTAAGCAGTATTGTGACCAGACCCCAGTCTTATTTATGGAGTCTCTGATGTGTCACATTTGTCACCTAACCTGGCCAGCCTGCTCTAACCTTCATCTCGCATATTTCTTCACTCCATTACTCCCTAGCGAAAGAGGAAGGCAGGCAGTGAAGATTAATGACCCTCCCTGCTGATGTGTTGTATAAACTGTAAGagtgttaagtttttttttttttttttctttttctttaaacaaaagtGTTCCTTTGTTTCAGGGGGTGGGTAGAGGTTTGACAAGGAGGGCCAGTTGGGACAAACGGATTTTGTGGATTCAGCAAAGAAGGTCTTGCAGTTTTGAAAAGCCCACTTTAACCCATCTTACCCAATCTACACTAAGATGATTTTggtgattttatttctgtatgctTACATGCCTGAAACTGTTAGCGGGAGCTGGGTGTaacttgcattttttgtgttgcagTAATGATGGCTAAGGAAAAACCACCCATCACAGTGGTGGGAGATGTGGGAGGAAGAATTGCCATCATTGTCGTAAGAATTTTTCCCTTTGTATTGGTTCATTTTGTAGTAATAGGTATAGTTGAAAGCAAGACACTAATGTATTTTCAGTAGAATGATAAGATGCTAGATTAACAAAGTGGGGAGTTTTGTACAGATTGTGTACTGGCTTCAACCAGGCATTCCCTGCTCGTCTGGTTTCTTAGTGTGAAGCTACAAAACAAGCATCTTTGAGCAAGTATTAGGCATTATATGCAAATCATGACCAGAtcaggctaaaaaaaaag
This genomic stretch from Megalops cyprinoides isolate fMegCyp1 chromosome 1, fMegCyp1.pri, whole genome shotgun sequence harbors:
- the prpsap1 gene encoding phosphoribosyl pyrophosphate synthase-associated protein 1 isoform X4 → MNVAKSGYRVFSANSTTACTELAKKITERLGVELGKSVVYQESNRETRVDVKESVRGQDIFIIQTIPRDVNTAIMELLVMAYALKTSCAKNIIGVIPYFPYSKQCKMRKRGSIVCKLLASMLAKAGLTHIITMDLHQKEIQGFFSFPVDNLRASPFLLQYIQEEIPDYRNAIIVAKSPSAAKRAQSYAERLRLGLAVMHGEAQCSESDMADGRHSPPSVRNTTGHPGLELPWKHQAPFPGIELPIMMAKEKPPITVVGDVGGRIAIIVDDIIDDVEDFVAAAEILKERGAYKIYIMATHGLLSADAPRLIEESAIDEVVVTNTVPHEVQKLQCPKIKTVDVSMILAEAIRRIHNGESMAYLFRNITVDD
- the prpsap1 gene encoding phosphoribosyl pyrophosphate synthase-associated protein 1 isoform X1, with the protein product MSKRLIGPHKSSFSHSHTLRLSHGYHPRMNVAKSGYRVFSANSTTACTELAKKITERLGVELGKSVVYQESNRETRVDVKESVRGQDIFIIQTIPRDVNTAIMELLVMAYALKTSCAKNIIGVIPYFPYSKQCKMRKRGSIVCKLLASMLAKAGLTHIITMDLHQKEIQGFFSFPVDNLRASPFLLQYIQEEIPDYRNAIIVAKSPSAAKRAQSYAERLRLGLAVMHGEAQCSESDMADGRHSPPSVRNTTGHPGLELPWKHQAPFPGIELPIMMAKEKPPITVVGDVGGRIAIIVDDIIDDVEDFVAAAEILKERGAYKIYIMATHGLLSADAPRLIEESAIDEVVVTNTVPHEVQKLQCPKIKTVDVSMILAEAIRRIHNGESMAYLFRNITVDD
- the prpsap1 gene encoding phosphoribosyl pyrophosphate synthase-associated protein 1 isoform X2 — translated: MSKRLIGPHKSSFSHSHTLRLSHGYHPRMNVAKSGYRVFSANSTTACTELAKKITERLGVELGKSVVYQESNRETRVDVKESVRGQDIFIIQTIPRDVNTAIMELLVMAYALKTSCAKNIIGVIPYFPYSKQCKMRKRGSIVCKLLASMLAKAGLTHIITMDLHQKEIQGFFSFPVDNLRASPFLLQYIQEEIPDYRNAIIVAKSPSAAKRAQSYAERLRLGLAVMHGEAQCSESDMADGRHSPPSVRNTTGHPGLELPLMMAKEKPPITVVGDVGGRIAIIVDDIIDDVEDFVAAAEILKERGAYKIYIMATHGLLSADAPRLIEESAIDEVVVTNTVPHEVQKLQCPKIKTVDVSMILAEAIRRIHNGESMAYLFRNITVDD
- the prpsap1 gene encoding phosphoribosyl pyrophosphate synthase-associated protein 1 isoform X3, with the translated sequence MRLSHGYHPRMNVAKSGYRVFSANSTTACTELAKKITERLGVELGKSVVYQESNRETRVDVKESVRGQDIFIIQTIPRDVNTAIMELLVMAYALKTSCAKNIIGVIPYFPYSKQCKMRKRGSIVCKLLASMLAKAGLTHIITMDLHQKEIQGFFSFPVDNLRASPFLLQYIQEEIPDYRNAIIVAKSPSAAKRAQSYAERLRLGLAVMHGEAQCSESDMADGRHSPPSVRNTTGHPGLELPWKHQAPFPGIELPIMMAKEKPPITVVGDVGGRIAIIVDDIIDDVEDFVAAAEILKERGAYKIYIMATHGLLSADAPRLIEESAIDEVVVTNTVPHEVQKLQCPKIKTVDVSMILAEAIRRIHNGESMAYLFRNITVDD